A genomic stretch from Desulfotignum balticum DSM 7044 includes:
- a CDS encoding glycoside hydrolase family protein, with protein sequence MIRQLTRHEGLRLKPYLCPAGKLTIGIGRNPDRHDGIGTAAG encoded by the coding sequence ATGATCCGCCAGCTGACCCGCCATGAAGGCCTGCGCCTCAAACCCTACCTTTGCCCGGCAGGCAAACTCACCATCGGCATCGGCAGAAACCCTGACCGCCATGATGGCATCGGCACAGCTGCCGGATGA
- a CDS encoding type II toxin-antitoxin system VapC family toxin — protein MPTRIICDTHILIFWQDDPMRLSNAAQSAIETGLDDKTLACSDISFWEIAMLMHSGRLRNDISSVQYMTDLCLALSLTVWPITPEIASLSQEDFFHHNDPADRLIAATAIHHNAPLITADNKLQHLEPLTVIW, from the coding sequence ATGCCGACGCGGATAATTTGTGATACCCATATTCTGATCTTCTGGCAGGATGACCCGATGCGCCTGAGCAATGCGGCCCAGTCCGCCATTGAAACCGGATTGGATGACAAAACCCTTGCCTGTTCAGATATCTCCTTCTGGGAAATTGCCATGCTGATGCATTCCGGCCGATTGCGGAACGACATCTCTTCGGTACAGTACATGACGGATCTGTGTCTGGCTTTATCCTTGACTGTCTGGCCGATTACACCGGAAATAGCATCCCTGTCCCAGGAAGACTTTTTTCATCATAATGATCCTGCCGACCGGCTGATTGCAGCCACGGCAATTCATCACAATGCACCGCTGATCACTGCGGACAATAAACTTCAACATCTGGAACCGCTGACAGTGATATGGTAG
- a CDS encoding type II toxin-antitoxin system Phd/YefM family antitoxin codes for MDYSVHKICTEITFQLEVRMPQVNITEFRNHLPHYMKQVQNGVEFLITSHGKKIARLVPESDAVTEAHNRLMKLRGTMIKGDIIEPVGGEWHADADNL; via the coding sequence ATGGATTATTCTGTACATAAAATATGTACAGAAATAACGTTCCAACTGGAGGTGAGGATGCCGCAAGTAAATATAACGGAGTTCCGCAACCATCTTCCACATTATATGAAACAGGTACAAAATGGGGTTGAATTTCTGATAACAAGCCATGGAAAAAAAATTGCCCGCCTTGTCCCTGAATCCGATGCTGTAACAGAGGCCCACAACCGGCTCATGAAATTACGGGGGACAATGATCAAAGGAGACATTATAGAACCTGTCGGGGGAGAATGGCATGCCGACGCGGATAATTTGTGA
- a CDS encoding KilA-N domain-containing protein: MKGEKIEVKGTEITIFEINQNDYLSLTDIARYKNPDEPKDVVKNWMRSKNTIEFIGLWEKLNNLGFKGVEFDHFI; the protein is encoded by the coding sequence ATGAAAGGTGAAAAGATTGAGGTAAAGGGAACTGAAATTACAATCTTTGAAATTAACCAGAACGACTACCTGTCCCTTACGGATATTGCCAGATATAAGAATCCGGACGAACCAAAGGATGTGGTCAAAAACTGGATGCGCAGCAAAAATACCATTGAATTTATTGGGTTATGGGAAAAATTGAACAACCTGGGTTTTAAAGGGGTCGAATTCGACCACTTTATATAA
- a CDS encoding nucleotidyl transferase AbiEii/AbiGii toxin family protein has product MKLHLDKKLFQEAIQATAQHIGIPEVYVEKDYWVSLVLLEIFSSEISDLVVFKGGTCLSKCHNLIQRFSEDIDLVIIPVKGEPTNQFSKRMKMVSKIVEKILPETHIEGYTNKRGNIRKTVHQYDKVFDSNLVQVADHLILEASLLGNSEPFTKQKISSYLLDFMIHAGTEDLIKKHNMAAFNVQALSVKRTLCEKIMSLVRFSQVENRDVILSSKVRHIYDLHLMLKNEEILSFFNENDFIKMLVKVGEDDFVGYKNNNEWLKNHPGSAIIFDSPEKVWPPIMKAYQGSFKQMVYGELPSESDLLDTLGKISKRIKPIDWQVGR; this is encoded by the coding sequence ATGAAGCTACATCTTGATAAAAAGCTTTTCCAGGAAGCGATTCAAGCGACTGCGCAACATATTGGTATCCCGGAGGTGTATGTAGAAAAAGACTATTGGGTTTCTTTGGTTCTACTTGAAATATTCTCATCGGAAATCTCTGATTTGGTTGTATTTAAAGGCGGGACATGCCTTTCAAAATGTCACAACCTCATACAAAGGTTTTCAGAGGATATTGACCTGGTTATCATTCCTGTTAAAGGAGAGCCCACAAATCAGTTTTCAAAAAGAATGAAAATGGTCAGTAAGATTGTTGAAAAGATTTTACCTGAAACGCATATTGAAGGCTACACAAACAAAAGGGGCAATATCAGGAAAACAGTTCATCAGTATGACAAAGTGTTTGATAGCAACCTGGTGCAAGTTGCTGACCATTTAATACTTGAGGCTTCTTTACTTGGCAATTCTGAGCCATTCACCAAGCAAAAAATCAGTAGCTATCTCCTGGATTTTATGATCCATGCGGGCACTGAAGATTTGATTAAAAAGCACAATATGGCCGCCTTTAATGTGCAGGCATTAAGCGTTAAACGCACCTTGTGCGAAAAAATCATGAGCCTTGTCAGGTTTTCACAGGTTGAAAATCGTGATGTGATCCTGTCAAGCAAGGTTCGACATATTTACGACTTACATCTTATGCTGAAAAATGAAGAGATTTTATCATTTTTTAATGAAAACGATTTTATAAAGATGCTGGTCAAGGTTGGGGAGGATGATTTTGTCGGTTACAAGAACAACAATGAGTGGCTAAAGAATCATCCAGGTTCAGCAATTATTTTTGATTCCCCTGAAAAGGTGTGGCCACCTATCATGAAAGCTTATCAAGGATCTTTCAAACAAATGGTTTATGGGGAATTGCCGTCGGAATCAGACCTGCTTGATACTTTGGGTAAAATAAGCAAAAGAATAAAGCCAATTGATTGGCAAGTCGGCAGATAG
- a CDS encoding DUF6088 family protein, with product MKVAARIKSTVNRIQPGKVFKYSDLGVSRNEYGAAAKTLSRLVKEKTVKRLSTGVFYRPKATAFGELGPSESEQLRPYLFNGRKRIAYITGAALFNQLSLTTQVPKDIDLAGTAKKPVSKIGNIKVRFVKSYADVNSKNYNLLGILDVLKNFKDIPDLNEESAINRIKAIIAELTDREKKDLLKYALAYPPRARAFLGALLESMKIEQKEALVTLKESLNPLSSYSVGAVQDILPNSKNWYIE from the coding sequence ATGAAAGTCGCCGCAAGAATTAAATCTACAGTGAATCGTATTCAGCCTGGAAAAGTCTTTAAGTATTCTGATCTTGGGGTTTCCCGTAATGAGTATGGCGCTGCTGCAAAGACTTTAAGTCGTTTGGTTAAAGAAAAGACTGTCAAAAGGCTTTCTACCGGGGTTTTCTACAGGCCTAAAGCGACAGCGTTTGGTGAATTAGGTCCAAGTGAAAGTGAGCAGCTTCGACCATATTTGTTTAACGGAAGAAAGAGGATTGCTTATATTACTGGCGCAGCATTGTTTAACCAGCTGAGTTTAACAACGCAGGTACCCAAAGATATTGATCTGGCCGGCACGGCAAAAAAACCTGTTTCAAAAATTGGCAACATAAAAGTTCGATTTGTAAAAAGCTACGCAGATGTTAACAGCAAGAATTATAATCTTTTAGGTATCCTTGATGTCCTTAAAAATTTTAAGGACATCCCTGATTTAAATGAAGAATCGGCAATAAACCGCATCAAGGCCATAATCGCTGAATTGACGGACCGTGAAAAAAAAGATTTGCTCAAGTATGCTTTGGCCTATCCGCCCAGAGCCCGGGCTTTTTTAGGGGCTTTATTGGAATCAATGAAAATAGAACAAAAAGAAGCATTGGTTACTTTAAAAGAAAGCTTGAACCCTTTGTCTTCATACAGTGTTGGAGCAGTTCAAGATATTCTTCCAAATTCTAAAAACTGGTATATTGAATGA
- a CDS encoding HigA family addiction module antitoxin, whose product MNRMKRKPTHPGKIIQEDYLRPLSITVTEMASTLGVSRKTLSKITNERGSITPDMALRLGRAFDTTPELWMDLQKNYDLWMAEHESKDWQKVIPVSPEKLHASA is encoded by the coding sequence ATGAATAGAATGAAACGTAAGCCAACACATCCAGGGAAAATTATTCAAGAAGATTATTTGCGTCCATTGTCCATAACAGTCACAGAAATGGCATCTACGCTTGGAGTGTCCCGAAAGACATTATCAAAAATTACAAATGAGCGGGGATCTATAACTCCGGACATGGCTCTTCGTCTTGGCAGAGCTTTCGATACGACACCAGAATTATGGATGGATTTACAAAAAAATTATGACCTGTGGATGGCTGAACATGAATCGAAAGACTGGCAAAAAGTCATTCCAGTTTCACCTGAAAAACTTCATGCAAGTGCATAA
- a CDS encoding DsrE family protein: MSENTHLYVLWTNDNLITAEKMVFMYTVNSLVHGWWEEVTLIIWGATAKLVNENTDIQEQIKKAQDAGVHVTACKACADQLGITETLEKLNIEVKYWGVPLTEVLKNGERLLTI; encoded by the coding sequence ATGAGCGAAAACACACACCTTTACGTATTATGGACCAATGACAACCTGATCACAGCTGAAAAAATGGTATTTATGTATACGGTCAATTCTCTTGTTCATGGCTGGTGGGAAGAAGTGACCCTTATTATCTGGGGGGCGACTGCCAAACTGGTGAATGAAAATACAGATATCCAGGAACAGATCAAAAAGGCACAGGATGCGGGTGTTCACGTAACAGCCTGTAAAGCCTGTGCAGATCAGTTAGGCATTACGGAAACACTGGAAAAACTGAATATCGAGGTCAAGTATTGGGGCGTCCCGTTAACGGAAGTTTTAAAGAATGGAGAAAGGCTGCTGACAATTTGA
- a CDS encoding GNAT family N-acetyltransferase, whose protein sequence is MDLCFQQFESELANLPGKYAPPSGTLLLAMDGQKAVGCGALRRLGTIQDRTCEMKRLYVCAEARSLGTGGQIARRLIQEGVRLGYSTMLLDTLDRLESAIHLYESLGFVRTKPYYDNPLPGVVYWKLDLRGQHCAAADPGVR, encoded by the coding sequence GTGGATCTATGTTTCCAGCAGTTTGAATCAGAGCTGGCAAATCTTCCGGGAAAATATGCCCCGCCGTCCGGTACACTCCTGCTCGCCATGGACGGGCAAAAGGCTGTGGGTTGCGGTGCTTTGCGCAGATTGGGTACGATACAGGACCGCACTTGTGAGATGAAGCGGCTTTATGTATGCGCCGAAGCAAGGAGCCTGGGCACTGGCGGTCAAATCGCCAGACGGCTCATTCAGGAAGGCGTTCGTTTGGGTTATTCTACCATGCTCCTGGATACACTGGATCGGTTGGAATCCGCCATCCATCTATACGAATCATTGGGTTTTGTGCGCACAAAACCATATTATGACAATCCGCTCCCCGGGGTTGTATATTGGAAACTGGACCTGAGAGGCCAGCATTGTGCTGCAGCTGATCCCGGTGTTCGGTAA
- a CDS encoding ParB N-terminal domain-containing protein — protein MPLFNISDLIWDDFIYPRSARKKQTIDAYGEALTAGGTFPPIIIQPVVNYPAPNTRLFEILMLILDGIHRWSAYKVLGLTEIEAVLWQEQPLDYATCKDDMLLESARRNISHGDRLSQTDKRQVARDFVSRDPECRLTEELLAGSLGVTQQTVNNWIKDIHARQKASRDSTILRLNRLGWGLRTWDQWYFNDCDDRFGTDWPGRIPAQLVAHTLFYFTDPGDLVMDPMAGGGVVPDVCLLFERKCQAFDLAPIPPRRHPGLSQRRLA, from the coding sequence ATGCCATTATTCAACATATCCGATCTCATCTGGGACGACTTCATCTATCCCCGGAGCGCCCGAAAAAAGCAGACCATCGATGCCTACGGCGAAGCTTTGACGGCCGGGGGCACATTTCCCCCCATCATCATCCAGCCTGTGGTCAATTATCCGGCCCCCAACACCCGTCTGTTCGAAATCCTGATGCTGATCCTTGACGGGATCCACCGGTGGAGTGCGTACAAGGTCCTCGGCCTGACGGAAATCGAGGCCGTGCTCTGGCAGGAACAGCCCCTGGATTATGCCACCTGCAAAGACGACATGCTCCTGGAATCGGCCCGGCGCAATATCAGCCACGGGGACCGGCTCAGTCAGACGGACAAACGGCAGGTGGCCAGAGACTTTGTTTCCCGTGATCCCGAATGTCGGCTGACCGAGGAACTGCTTGCCGGCAGTCTCGGGGTCACTCAGCAGACCGTCAACAACTGGATCAAAGACATCCACGCCAGGCAGAAAGCCAGCAGGGACAGTACGATCCTCCGCCTGAACCGCCTGGGATGGGGGCTCCGCACCTGGGACCAATGGTATTTCAACGACTGCGACGACCGGTTCGGCACGGACTGGCCCGGCCGGATACCGGCCCAGCTGGTGGCCCACACCCTGTTTTATTTCACGGACCCCGGGGATCTTGTGATGGACCCCATGGCCGGCGGCGGGGTGGTGCCGGATGTGTGCCTGCTGTTTGAACGCAAATGCCAGGCCTTTGATCTGGCCCCCATCCCGCCCCGGCGCCATCCTGGCCTTTCTCAACGCAGACTGGCGTGA
- a CDS encoding type II toxin-antitoxin system PemK/MazF family toxin — protein MTMLKRGMIIDINLDPVKGSETGKIRPCVVVTNDIYNERVPVIQVVPITEWSEKKARIKTNVEIFPSSENGLSKKSVADCLQTRPIDHRHRLVKIRGRLSVDKVQEINQSLKVVFELNA, from the coding sequence ATGACAATGCTGAAAAGAGGGATGATTATTGACATCAATCTTGATCCGGTAAAAGGGTCTGAAACTGGAAAAATCAGACCTTGTGTCGTTGTGACGAACGATATTTATAATGAAAGAGTTCCTGTTATTCAAGTGGTTCCAATTACTGAATGGAGTGAAAAAAAAGCGCGAATAAAAACCAATGTTGAAATTTTTCCTTCATCAGAGAATGGTTTATCTAAAAAATCGGTAGCAGACTGTTTGCAGACACGTCCAATCGATCATCGTCATCGATTGGTCAAAATCCGGGGGAGATTGTCAGTAGACAAAGTTCAGGAAATTAACCAGTCTTTAAAGGTTGTTTTTGAACTGAATGCATAG
- a CDS encoding DUF1778 domain-containing protein produces MKAETKTARVSARISPSVYETLTEASEITGSTLNQFIVHAALEKAQAIIEHENQITQLSVE; encoded by the coding sequence ATGAAAGCTGAAACAAAAACCGCCCGTGTCTCAGCACGGATATCACCAAGTGTCTATGAAACATTAACCGAGGCATCTGAAATCACGGGATCTACATTAAATCAATTTATAGTACACGCAGCGCTTGAAAAAGCCCAGGCTATTATTGAACATGAAAATCAAATCACTCAACTTTCGGTGGAGTAA
- a CDS encoding IS4 family transposase → MDTQNQTQNLKKIGALNEYFSIFKIGTLLNRSGITKSKGASPLAIFTALFNLAFCSTNLYQGIVRNKEVIVDKDAAYNFLNSPTYNWRRFTLLLFRRIYFTIRHLLDDASEEVLIFDDSTYNRNRSKKVELLSRVFDHSDMKYIKGFRMLTLGWSDGNSFLGLDFALLSSADKKNRYNEINPDIDKRTCGYHRRLEAITKTTEHLVPMIKRALDNGVRAKYVLMDSWFSMPSAIAALREHIHVICMLKDHPKWFYQYQGRKLRLSDLYKKLKKKRGRAKVKAQAIVTLSNGKQAKVVFVPCDKKRGWLALLSTDLSLPNEEIIRLYGKRWDIEVFFKMCKQHLKLVKEIQVRNYDGLIAHTSLVIARYNILSLYQRQRMDQRSFGELFRACNEEMANLTFMVSLERIMRMAMAYIQRFYGLTEQIIQDMLDLVMGQALDHFGFTDRSKHLSEVWNYSTES, encoded by the coding sequence ATCGACACACAAAATCAAACCCAAAATTTAAAAAAGATAGGTGCCCTCAATGAATACTTCTCAATTTTTAAAATTGGGACTCTTTTGAACAGGTCGGGAATAACGAAGAGTAAAGGGGCATCTCCGCTTGCCATTTTCACAGCCTTGTTCAATCTGGCTTTTTGCAGTACAAATTTGTACCAAGGCATTGTAAGAAACAAAGAGGTTATCGTGGATAAGGATGCTGCCTACAATTTTTTGAATTCACCGACATACAACTGGCGGCGGTTTACCCTCCTGCTTTTCCGCCGGATTTATTTCACCATCAGGCACCTCCTTGATGATGCCTCCGAGGAAGTTCTTATTTTCGATGACTCAACCTATAATCGGAATCGTTCCAAGAAAGTAGAGCTTTTATCCCGGGTATTTGATCATTCAGACATGAAATACATAAAAGGATTCCGGATGCTGACACTTGGTTGGTCTGACGGTAACAGTTTTCTCGGTCTTGACTTTGCCCTGTTGTCCTCAGCGGATAAGAAGAATCGATACAATGAGATCAATCCTGATATCGATAAAAGAACTTGTGGGTATCACCGCCGCCTGGAAGCGATTACAAAAACAACAGAGCATCTTGTGCCGATGATCAAAAGAGCCCTTGATAATGGTGTTCGGGCCAAATACGTCCTGATGGATAGTTGGTTCTCAATGCCTTCTGCCATAGCAGCACTTCGTGAGCATATCCACGTTATCTGTATGCTGAAAGACCATCCAAAATGGTTCTACCAATACCAGGGCAGGAAACTCAGGCTGTCTGACCTGTACAAAAAATTGAAGAAAAAGCGGGGCCGTGCAAAAGTCAAAGCTCAGGCTATTGTGACGCTTTCCAATGGCAAACAGGCAAAGGTTGTTTTTGTTCCTTGTGATAAAAAAAGGGGCTGGCTTGCATTATTGTCGACGGATCTGTCCCTCCCCAATGAAGAGATAATTCGGCTGTACGGCAAACGTTGGGACATCGAAGTCTTTTTCAAAATGTGCAAACAGCATTTGAAACTGGTGAAAGAAATACAGGTCAGAAATTATGATGGGTTAATCGCACATACATCTCTGGTTATTGCCAGGTATAACATACTCAGCCTTTATCAGCGGCAACGCATGGATCAGCGATCGTTTGGAGAGCTCTTCCGAGCCTGCAATGAAGAGATGGCCAATTTGACTTTTATGGTTTCTTTGGAAAGAATTATGCGGATGGCTATGGCATACATACAGCGCTTCTATGGATTAACGGAACAAATAATACAAGACATGCTCGACCTAGTGATGGGGCAAGCTCTTGACCATTTTGGATTCACTGACAGATCGAAACATTTATCGGAGGTGTGGAATTACTCCACCGAAAGTTGA
- a CDS encoding DUF1778 domain-containing protein, whose product MCVSLWVNKTYHTKRNSSIFIANTRCYKFSLFIFYHRKLSQIRLNKQSAEHLFTLIENPPEPNPKLAQAMEII is encoded by the coding sequence ATGTGTGTTAGTTTATGGGTAAACAAAACATATCATACAAAGCGGAATTCGTCAATTTTTATTGCAAATACAAGGTGTTATAAATTTAGTTTGTTCATTTTTTATCACCGAAAGTTGAGTCAAATCAGGTTAAATAAACAATCAGCTGAACACCTGTTTACATTGATTGAAAATCCGCCAGAACCGAATCCCAAACTGGCCCAGGCAATGGAAATTATTTGA
- a CDS encoding DUF3786 domain-containing protein gives MNHDLVDPLYFTRLAEQDPADVCRRAVCTYDEAAGIYGLTVWGREYAVDPRQGRIFCVNPDPYPEPLHPYFDLFAVHYLLSATEVPPAGQWISEKDIPGGSTFFRGPHAVPTHGIASRFDEDIQGFTRRCEQYGGTRLALADAAFSFFITPRVPVAVLFWQGDEEFPTEAKLLFDKTIARHLASDIVYALAVGVCEQLGQ, from the coding sequence ATGAATCATGATCTGGTGGATCCATTGTATTTTACCCGGCTGGCAGAACAGGACCCGGCCGATGTCTGCCGCCGGGCCGTGTGCACGTATGATGAGGCCGCCGGGATCTATGGGCTGACCGTCTGGGGAAGAGAATATGCTGTGGATCCCCGGCAGGGCCGGATCTTTTGTGTCAATCCGGACCCGTACCCGGAGCCGCTGCATCCTTATTTTGATCTGTTTGCCGTACATTATCTCCTGTCTGCCACAGAGGTTCCGCCGGCCGGTCAATGGATCTCGGAAAAAGATATCCCCGGCGGCAGCACTTTTTTCAGAGGCCCCCATGCGGTTCCGACCCATGGGATCGCCTCCCGGTTTGACGAAGATATCCAGGGATTCACCCGCCGGTGTGAGCAGTATGGCGGCACCCGGCTGGCCCTGGCAGATGCGGCGTTTTCGTTTTTCATCACCCCCCGGGTGCCCGTGGCCGTGCTGTTCTGGCAGGGGGATGAAGAATTTCCCACAGAAGCGAAACTGCTGTTTGACAAAACCATTGCCCGCCATCTGGCATCGGATATTGTCTATGCCCTGGCCGTGGGCGTGTGTGAACAGCTGGGACAATAG
- a CDS encoding linear amide C-N hydrolase: protein MYFSKAKICLIAVAGAFFTFFLFAAMTHACTGVRLVGKDGTAVFGRTQEWGKFDLNAKIAVIARGTSFQGRTPEGNTGLQWDAEYGFAGTLLMDRVFCTGLNEKGLAAGFFYHDGFAGYADFDVKKADQSMAPGDVLSFILSSFSTLEEVRDGLTQEHVVAVVDPDLHKTVPMHLMVTEPGGKCMVIEFKDGQVTFFDNPVGVIANNPTFDWHLTNLRNYGFLSQKPFKAEKWGELEITPLAAGSGLLGLPGDFTSPSRFVRATVFSQTSRPTDGGLDTVQEVFRILDSFQLPASQSEGTDAGNADKGKSLPSGTQYTVVTDTKNLVIYYHTMFNRRIRKIDLKTIDFSKGPLRSIPLDENRKQDIRDITGKLAVK, encoded by the coding sequence ATGTATTTTTCAAAAGCTAAAATCTGTTTAATTGCGGTTGCGGGCGCGTTTTTTACATTTTTTTTATTTGCTGCAATGACGCATGCCTGTACAGGGGTGCGTCTTGTGGGAAAAGACGGAACCGCGGTTTTCGGCCGGACCCAGGAGTGGGGGAAATTCGATCTCAATGCAAAGATTGCCGTCATTGCCCGGGGCACATCGTTTCAGGGCAGAACACCGGAAGGAAACACTGGCCTGCAATGGGATGCAGAATACGGGTTTGCGGGCACGCTGCTTATGGACCGGGTTTTCTGCACCGGATTGAACGAAAAAGGACTGGCCGCGGGATTTTTTTATCACGACGGCTTTGCCGGGTATGCTGATTTCGACGTCAAAAAAGCCGATCAATCAATGGCCCCGGGCGATGTCCTTTCTTTCATCCTTTCGAGCTTTTCAACCCTGGAAGAGGTGCGTGACGGCCTGACCCAGGAACATGTCGTGGCCGTGGTGGATCCTGATCTGCACAAAACGGTTCCCATGCATCTGATGGTCACCGAACCCGGCGGAAAGTGCATGGTTATTGAATTCAAGGACGGTCAGGTGACATTTTTCGACAATCCTGTGGGCGTGATTGCCAACAACCCGACGTTTGACTGGCATTTGACCAATCTGCGCAATTACGGTTTTTTGTCCCAAAAGCCCTTTAAGGCTGAAAAATGGGGTGAGCTGGAAATAACACCCCTGGCAGCAGGATCCGGGCTTCTCGGCCTGCCCGGAGATTTCACCTCCCCGTCCAGATTCGTGCGCGCAACTGTTTTTTCCCAGACCTCGCGCCCGACCGATGGCGGGCTGGATACGGTGCAGGAAGTTTTCAGAATCCTGGACAGCTTCCAGCTTCCGGCCAGCCAGTCCGAGGGAACGGATGCAGGCAATGCGGACAAGGGCAAATCACTTCCTTCCGGTACACAATATACCGTGGTCACGGACACAAAAAATCTGGTTATCTATTATCACACCATGTTCAACCGCAGAATCAGGAAAATCGATTTAAAAACAATTGATTTCAGCAAGGGGCCTTTGCGCAGCATCCCGCTTGACGAAAACCGCAAACAGGATATCAGGGATATCACAGGCAAACTGGCAGTAAAGTAA
- a CDS encoding TIGR00730 family Rossman fold protein: MVESICIFLGSSPGVNPVYARAAAEMGRQLAAHGLTCVYGGSNTGLMKLLADSALEAGGRVIGVTVQALRDKEIFHPGLTRLHVVSTMHERKMKMVELSDGFVVLPGGIGTFEEFFEIYTLSILGFHSKPFGLLNINNYFAPLDALLDSAQAQGFLKAPHRDVVLRADTPDEMIRRLIN, translated from the coding sequence ATGGTGGAATCAATCTGTATTTTTTTAGGGTCCAGTCCGGGTGTGAACCCCGTGTATGCCCGGGCCGCGGCGGAAATGGGCAGGCAACTGGCCGCACATGGCCTGACCTGCGTGTATGGCGGATCAAACACCGGTCTGATGAAACTGTTGGCAGACAGTGCGCTGGAAGCCGGGGGCCGGGTGATCGGTGTGACGGTCCAGGCCCTGCGGGACAAGGAAATTTTCCATCCCGGGCTGACCCGCCTGCATGTGGTTTCCACCATGCATGAACGAAAGATGAAAATGGTGGAACTGTCTGACGGGTTTGTGGTCCTGCCGGGCGGGATCGGCACGTTCGAGGAATTTTTTGAGATCTATACCCTGTCCATTCTGGGGTTCCATTCCAAGCCGTTCGGGCTCCTCAATATCAATAATTATTTTGCCCCCTTAGATGCCCTTCTGGACAGCGCTCAGGCCCAGGGATTTCTCAAAGCCCCCCACAGGGACGTGGTTTTGCGGGCAGACACCCCGGATGAAATGATCCGGCGCTTAATTAATTAA
- a CDS encoding cupin domain-containing protein, with protein sequence MQTGKISQRIKTYMDKRGMDMAGLAEQTGLTVPFLETMLTRDVYPPLGPLMKIARALGVRLGTFLDDQGQADPFIVRHSTRAAEFSVSGVSGKSPALNFYALGTGKMDRHMEPFFVEILPESAEEKTLSSHEGEEFIVVTQGQIEVIYGKETHILGPGDSIYYNSIVPHYVSCHGDEKAAIHAVIYIPE encoded by the coding sequence ATGCAGACAGGAAAAATCAGCCAGCGCATTAAAACCTATATGGATAAACGCGGCATGGACATGGCCGGTCTGGCGGAGCAGACCGGGCTGACCGTCCCGTTTCTGGAAACCATGCTCACCAGAGACGTGTACCCGCCCCTGGGGCCGTTGATGAAGATCGCCAGAGCTTTGGGCGTGCGCCTGGGCACGTTCCTGGATGACCAGGGACAGGCCGACCCTTTTATTGTGCGGCACAGCACAAGAGCGGCCGAGTTCAGCGTGTCAGGGGTTTCCGGCAAATCCCCGGCCTTGAATTTCTATGCCCTGGGCACAGGCAAGATGGACCGGCACATGGAGCCGTTTTTCGTGGAGATCCTGCCGGAATCCGCCGAAGAAAAAACCTTGTCCTCCCATGAGGGAGAAGAGTTCATCGTGGTGACCCAGGGGCAGATCGAGGTGATCTACGGCAAGGAAACCCATATCCTGGGACCCGGGGATTCCATCTATTACAACTCGATTGTGCCCCATTACGTGAGCTGCCAC